From a region of the Janthinobacterium sp. 61 genome:
- a CDS encoding flagellin, with product MLSLHTNNASLSAQNSIAKTQSQLSTSMTRLSTGYRINSAMDDAAGLQIATRLKAQTSGMTVAMSNTQNSTSMLQTAEGAFGEVTNMLVRMKDLATQAADASSNTDDQKAMQAEFDALGQELYNIMSNTTFGGSKLLGDGAGTAGSPTLSTTMTFQIGASSTEKMSIDVSGGMSTLNTALKLVSTKFSSVATTTAGAEISTGTAANTMIKTLADAIDNVGTVRSALGAAANRLDHINSNLSNISTNTKAATGRIMDVDFATESSNMTSSQMLLQAGTAMLKQSNSMSSMVMSLLQ from the coding sequence ATGCTGAGTTTGCATACCAACAACGCGTCGCTGTCCGCACAAAACTCGATTGCAAAAACGCAATCGCAATTGTCGACCTCGATGACCCGCCTGAGCACCGGCTACCGCATCAATTCGGCTATGGACGACGCCGCCGGCCTGCAGATCGCCACACGCCTGAAAGCCCAGACCAGCGGCATGACCGTTGCCATGAGCAACACGCAAAACAGCACCTCGATGCTGCAAACGGCCGAAGGCGCGTTTGGCGAAGTGACCAACATGCTGGTGCGCATGAAGGATCTGGCCACGCAAGCGGCAGATGCCTCGTCGAACACGGATGATCAGAAAGCCATGCAGGCGGAGTTCGATGCCCTGGGCCAAGAACTGTACAACATCATGAGCAACACCACGTTCGGCGGCAGCAAGCTGCTGGGCGACGGTGCCGGCACCGCCGGCTCGCCAACCCTGTCGACCACCATGACGTTCCAGATTGGCGCAAGCTCGACGGAAAAAATGTCGATCGACGTCTCGGGCGGCATGTCGACCCTGAACACGGCGCTGAAACTCGTGTCGACCAAATTCTCGTCGGTTGCCACGACGACCGCCGGCGCCGAAATCTCCACGGGCACCGCCGCCAATACCATGATCAAGACGCTGGCCGATGCCATCGACAACGTCGGCACCGTGCGCTCCGCACTGGGCGCCGCAGCAAACCGTCTGGACCACATCAACAGCAACCTGTCAAATATCTCGACCAACACCAAGGCCGCGACCGGCCGCATCATGGACGTTGACTTCGCCACCGAAAGCTCGAACATGACGTCGTCGCAAATGCTGCTGCAAGCCGGCACCGCGATGCTGAAACAAAGCAACAGCATGTCCTCGATGGTCATGTCCCTGCTGCAATAA
- a CDS encoding DegT/DnrJ/EryC1/StrS aminotransferase family protein: MKPHAGQPPVYVTQPTLPPLEEFLPYLEQIWGNKILTNGGPFHQQLEQALATYLGVEHISLFANGTLALMTALQSLRITGEVITTPYSFVATAHSLMWNDIKPVFVDIEPGGFNMDPARIEAAITPHTSAIMPVHCYGRPCNVEKIEEIASNYGLKVIYDAAHAFGVQYRDDSVLKHGDLSVLSFHATKVFNTFEGGAIISPNAKAKRHIDHLKNFGFVDEVTVVAPGINGKMNEVSAAFGMLQLKGIGQALQQRAAIDRHYRTGLETTGGILCPALPSETAFNHAYFPILVQAQYPLSRDALFQKLRDAGIYARRYFYPLISDFPMYRHMPSAARANLPNASAMAERVICLPLYPELPTEQVERIIAIIRDGWANGK, translated from the coding sequence ATGAAACCGCACGCTGGTCAGCCGCCTGTCTACGTCACCCAACCAACGCTGCCCCCGCTGGAGGAATTCCTGCCCTATCTGGAACAAATATGGGGGAACAAGATTCTCACCAACGGCGGCCCGTTTCACCAGCAGCTGGAACAGGCACTGGCTACTTACTTGGGCGTAGAGCATATCTCGCTATTCGCCAATGGCACCCTGGCGCTGATGACAGCGCTGCAGTCACTGCGCATCACGGGCGAAGTCATCACGACACCGTACTCATTTGTCGCCACGGCACACTCTCTGATGTGGAATGACATCAAGCCAGTCTTCGTCGATATCGAGCCGGGCGGCTTCAATATGGACCCGGCCAGGATCGAGGCGGCGATCACGCCGCACACCAGCGCCATCATGCCCGTGCACTGCTATGGCCGGCCATGCAATGTAGAAAAAATTGAAGAAATCGCCAGCAACTATGGACTGAAGGTCATCTATGACGCTGCGCACGCCTTTGGAGTCCAGTACCGCGACGACAGCGTCCTTAAGCATGGCGATCTCTCCGTACTCAGTTTTCATGCTACCAAGGTATTCAATACCTTTGAAGGCGGCGCCATCATTTCGCCGAACGCCAAGGCCAAGCGGCATATCGATCACCTGAAGAATTTCGGTTTTGTTGATGAAGTGACAGTGGTGGCCCCAGGAATCAACGGGAAAATGAACGAAGTGAGCGCCGCTTTCGGCATGCTGCAACTGAAAGGCATCGGCCAGGCCCTGCAGCAGCGCGCGGCCATCGACCGGCACTACCGCACAGGGCTGGAGACCACCGGGGGCATACTGTGCCCTGCCCTGCCATCCGAAACGGCCTTCAATCACGCCTATTTCCCCATCCTGGTGCAGGCGCAATACCCGCTCAGCCGCGATGCGCTGTTCCAGAAGCTGCGCGATGCCGGCATCTATGCGCGCCGCTACTTCTACCCCCTGATCAGCGACTTCCCCATGTACCGGCACATGCCATCTGCAGCGCGGGCCAACCTGCCCAACGCCAGCGCCATGGCGGAGCGGGTGATATGCCTGCCGCTCTACCCCGAGCTGCCTACGGAACAGGTCGAGCGCATCATCGCAATCATCCGTGACGGATGGGCAAACGGCAAGTAA
- a CDS encoding tetratricopeptide repeat protein, whose protein sequence is MNSPAAENVEAELQRAIAHHQAGRFADAEPLYLAIVNAQPYHAVANHNVGLLAGQMGFHDAALPYLRTALSVNPDEGQFWLSYANGLLQAEQPSHGLEIIESAIQRGLDNAESQALRARARAAVAQLAQMPSVEEMQHVIDLYRAGQHAQMESATRALIATYPESPFAWSVLGTALQMQGKDALPTLQKTVQLTPHDAEAHGNLGNAWQAIGEHEQAIDCYLRALEIQPEFAEAHSNLGGALQAQNRLEEAAHAYRQALAIQPAYAMAHFNLGNTLKAIGDLDGAAASYYNAIELAPNDAELHNNLGNTLQALRQHDEAEGCYRRAIALAPDYALAHSNLGSTLQDMQRLDEALASHATAVRLDASAAAFQNSMGLCLKALNRQEEALAAFQLAHRINPHDLGIQTNLGSAFFALKREDEALAVYQALQKSDGGSIANYNHLGMVLQAMGRVDEAIVMHRAASALDPGCCNTLEYLADTLTFARDFDGAVACRRRALALEPNSADKYNRLGIALQKVKNYDEALAVYGKALEFDAEPAVVHSNIGAVLHDLCRYEEALEHYRTAISLDAGFAAAHLNMGMAYRMLSQYDESIAAFKQAIELRSGYLEAYTSLGATLCEKGLLKEAILTCRSALTFDPHCAPIHSNLLFCLTHLDYPDPAALFAEHQAFATRFETPLRANWPEHGNDRDPERVLHIGFVSGDFNNHAVANFILPIFDHLSRSSQFVLHGYYTSLLDDDCTARVRTLLDHWHAIHHLSDAELASQIEGDQIDILIDLAGHTGANRLLAFAHKPAPVQASWIGYPGTTGLEAMDYFLSDRFYLPPGAMEKQFSESIVYLPAAAPFLPSALSPAVNRLPALENDYLTFGSFNRPNKLSREVIAAWARLLRAVPTARMLMGAMPKNGAYEIYIDWFASEGIARERLDFYPRASTADYLALHHKVDLCLDTFPYTGGTTTMHALWMGVPVLTIPGNTLPGRPTACALGHIGLSAFIANDVDDFVAKGIFIANQPALLADIRTNMRQIIENSAMGQPAVISAGFEGALRVMWHRWCAGQAPTSFEIELEPVRAEGQA, encoded by the coding sequence ATGAATTCACCAGCAGCAGAAAACGTCGAGGCAGAATTGCAACGCGCCATCGCGCACCACCAGGCAGGCCGTTTTGCCGACGCGGAACCGCTGTATCTTGCCATCGTCAACGCACAGCCCTATCATGCGGTAGCCAACCACAATGTTGGCTTGCTAGCGGGGCAAATGGGATTCCACGATGCCGCCCTTCCCTACTTGCGTACTGCCCTCTCCGTCAACCCTGACGAAGGACAATTCTGGCTATCGTATGCGAACGGCCTGCTGCAGGCGGAGCAGCCTAGCCATGGGCTAGAAATTATCGAAAGCGCAATCCAACGCGGGCTCGACAATGCAGAATCTCAAGCCTTGCGCGCGCGCGCGCGCGCCGCGGTTGCACAACTGGCGCAGATGCCATCCGTCGAAGAAATGCAACATGTCATCGACCTGTACCGCGCTGGCCAGCATGCGCAGATGGAAAGCGCCACGCGCGCGCTGATCGCCACCTATCCGGAATCGCCTTTCGCCTGGAGCGTCCTGGGTACCGCCCTCCAAATGCAGGGCAAGGATGCCCTGCCTACCCTGCAAAAAACCGTGCAGCTGACGCCCCACGACGCCGAAGCCCATGGCAATCTGGGCAATGCATGGCAAGCCATCGGTGAGCACGAGCAAGCGATCGACTGCTATTTGCGCGCGCTGGAAATCCAGCCGGAATTTGCCGAGGCGCACAGCAACCTTGGCGGCGCGCTACAAGCCCAGAACAGGCTGGAAGAAGCGGCACATGCATATCGCCAGGCGCTGGCCATCCAACCTGCCTATGCCATGGCGCATTTCAACCTGGGAAACACGCTCAAAGCCATTGGCGACCTCGACGGTGCGGCGGCCAGCTACTACAACGCGATAGAACTCGCGCCCAACGATGCGGAACTGCACAACAATCTGGGCAATACGCTACAAGCCCTGCGGCAGCACGATGAAGCGGAAGGCTGCTACCGGCGCGCCATCGCGCTGGCCCCGGACTATGCGCTGGCGCATTCCAACCTGGGCAGCACCTTGCAAGACATGCAGCGGCTGGACGAGGCGCTGGCAAGCCATGCAACGGCGGTGCGGCTTGATGCGAGCGCGGCAGCATTCCAGAACAGCATGGGCCTGTGCCTGAAAGCCCTGAACCGGCAAGAAGAGGCCCTGGCCGCCTTCCAGCTTGCGCATCGCATCAATCCGCACGACCTTGGAATTCAAACAAACCTCGGCAGTGCATTCTTCGCGCTCAAGCGTGAAGACGAGGCGCTAGCCGTCTATCAAGCCCTGCAGAAAAGCGATGGCGGCAGTATCGCCAACTATAACCACCTGGGCATGGTCTTGCAGGCCATGGGGCGCGTGGATGAGGCCATTGTCATGCACCGCGCAGCAAGCGCGCTCGATCCCGGCTGCTGCAATACTCTGGAATACCTCGCGGATACCTTGACCTTCGCGCGCGACTTTGACGGCGCGGTAGCCTGCCGTCGGCGGGCGCTGGCGCTGGAGCCGAACTCGGCGGACAAATATAACCGGCTCGGCATCGCCTTGCAAAAAGTCAAAAACTATGACGAGGCGCTCGCCGTTTATGGCAAGGCACTGGAATTCGACGCCGAGCCTGCCGTCGTGCACAGTAATATCGGTGCCGTACTGCATGATCTCTGCCGCTATGAAGAAGCGCTAGAGCACTACCGCACAGCTATCTCCCTGGATGCCGGTTTCGCTGCCGCCCACCTGAACATGGGCATGGCTTATCGCATGCTGAGCCAATACGACGAATCCATTGCGGCGTTTAAGCAGGCGATCGAACTGCGTTCCGGCTATCTGGAAGCATATACTAGCCTGGGCGCTACGCTATGCGAAAAGGGCTTGCTAAAGGAAGCCATTCTTACTTGCCGCAGCGCATTGACGTTCGATCCACACTGCGCCCCGATCCACAGTAATTTGCTGTTCTGCCTCACGCATCTCGACTACCCCGATCCCGCGGCGCTATTTGCGGAACACCAGGCATTCGCCACGCGCTTCGAGACTCCACTACGCGCCAACTGGCCAGAACACGGGAACGACCGGGATCCGGAGCGGGTGCTGCACATCGGCTTTGTTTCAGGCGATTTCAACAACCATGCCGTGGCCAATTTCATCCTGCCAATTTTTGATCATCTGAGCCGCTCCTCGCAGTTCGTGCTGCATGGTTACTACACGAGTCTCTTGGATGATGACTGTACCGCACGTGTTCGCACGCTGCTCGATCACTGGCATGCCATCCACCACCTGAGCGATGCCGAGTTGGCCAGCCAGATCGAAGGTGATCAAATTGATATCCTGATCGACCTGGCAGGACATACGGGCGCCAACCGTTTGCTGGCCTTCGCCCACAAGCCAGCTCCCGTGCAGGCGAGTTGGATTGGCTACCCTGGCACGACCGGCTTGGAAGCGATGGATTATTTCCTGTCGGACCGCTTTTACCTGCCGCCTGGCGCCATGGAAAAACAATTCAGTGAATCCATTGTGTATTTGCCGGCGGCCGCGCCGTTCCTGCCGTCGGCACTATCGCCAGCGGTCAACCGCTTGCCCGCCCTCGAAAACGACTATCTGACCTTTGGCAGCTTCAATCGGCCAAACAAACTCAGCCGTGAAGTCATCGCCGCATGGGCACGTCTGCTGCGCGCCGTGCCCACTGCGCGCATGCTGATGGGCGCCATGCCAAAGAACGGTGCCTACGAGATCTACATCGACTGGTTCGCCAGCGAAGGCATCGCGCGTGAACGCCTGGATTTTTACCCGCGCGCCTCGACCGCCGACTACCTGGCCCTGCACCACAAGGTCGACCTGTGCCTCGACACCTTCCCATACACGGGCGGCACCACCACCATGCACGCCCTGTGGATGGGCGTGCCAGTGCTGACGATTCCCGGCAATACCCTGCCAGGGCGCCCCACCGCCTGTGCGCTCGGCCATATCGGACTGTCGGCCTTCATCGCCAATGACGTCGACGATTTCGTTGCAAAAGGTATATTTATCGCAAACCAGCCCGCACTGCTTGCCGATATCCGTACGAACATGCGGCAAATCATCGAAAACTCGGCGATGGGCCAGCCCGCCGTTATCTCGGCCGGCTTCGAAGGCGCGCTGCGCGTCATGTGGCACCGCTGGTGCGCTGGCCAGGCGCCGACCTCGTTTGAAATCGAACTGGAGCCGGTGCGAGCCGAAGGACAGGCATGA